Sequence from the Drosophila subpulchrella strain 33 F10 #4 breed RU33 chromosome 3R, RU_Dsub_v1.1 Primary Assembly, whole genome shotgun sequence genome:
ACAAAATACATGTGACGAAGCGCATCACAAAGAAGCCCGTGGAGCTGATGCAGAACATGGAAGCGAGTGAACACAAATTGCTTACAATAATAGTGCGCAACAGGGTCCAACGACGACCTTTCTTGTCGGTTATGTAGCCCCAGAAGTAGGAGGAGCATATGATTCCCATAAAACCGGCCGCCGTAAGCGAGGCTAATTGCGCCTGATTCATGTGCAGATCGCAGACGGCGGCAGGACCAATGGTTCCCATACCCATGGTTTCTTGGATGGTGAGCATCTGCAGGAGACCGAGAGTCAAAGTGGCAAACAGATGAACCCTCCCGAAACCTGTGGGCGGTGGACTGTGCTTGTACATGCAAATCGGGTTCGGACTTTGGGGCATTTACCAATCTGCTCCATGACCAAATCAAAGTTCTCCATGTCCTGTGTTTATGAAGAcataaaatttgaaaaattacCAATATTTCGTATTTGATGTGTCGGTGTCGTGTTTGCTTCGTTTATTTTGACTAAAATCGCAGGGCTTAGACCAGCTGTATGTTCTCCACTTCCTTGATCAGATCCATGTGCTTGAATTCGTCCGGTTTGCGTGTAAAGGTGTTTAGCAGGCTCAGCTTGCCCTCGTCGGGCTTAAGGTAGAACATCTGGAGCTCGTTGGCCAGGCACTGAGCCTCCTGGGCGGTAAGCACTTTGGTGTCGTATTCACCACGCATCAGGACCACTCCCTTGTCCTGCACCTCGGTGTAGTGGACCAGGGTGAGGCACTCGGGGGCGTTCTCTTGGTGCACCTGGTAGGCCAGCAGCGGAGTGAAGTGCACGGTGTTGGCGGCAAACTGCAGCATGACGAACTCGAAGCCCTCGCTGCGGGGCAGCGGTAGCAAGAAGACtggatgttccttggcccgcTTCATGAGGTTCTCGTACTGAGTAGTGGTCAGGGTAGCGGCCAGGACCTCCTTGGTCTTGTGGTACTCCAGCCAGATCTGCGCTACCTCCTCGGCGCTCTTGTCGGCAACCAGCTCCAGCTTCATGATGTCGGTGAGCTTCTTGTGGGGCAGTTCAGCCGCCTGCTCCGCCTGCAGCTTCTGCTTGGGATTGAGCAGCTCGGAGTAGGTCCTGGAATGGGTTGGGTTTAGCCTGAGGGTGCACTTTCTGCGAACTCCGGTCTCACCTGGCCTGGCTTTGGCCATCCTTGATGGGATTCACCACGCGCTCCACGCGATCCAGGAACTCCTCAGCCGACGTCTGCTGCAACTTGGCAATCTTGCCCGCGTACTTGGAGTAGTAGGGGTTGCTCTCCTTCAGCTTCTCGACGGCCTCCTCGGCGCGGCGGGCGGCGGACATGGTGATGGTACGGCTTACCGTCAAGGACTTATTCAGGAAAACGCGTAAAGGCAATTTTCTGGCGCATGCCATTTCCTCACATCAAAATTATACAACAACGCGACAGCTGTTTGTGAATTATCGAAATGTTTCGATTGTTCGCAGTAGAGATGAGCGCGTGTCAAAGTTTTGTCTCACGACATTTCACACTCACGAAACTGAAGTGGCATTCattaaatgtatattattttacaCAAGGTCAAAAAAGTGACCatttaaaaactgaaaaaccTTGAACTGTTAAATTGCAAAATTAATAATGTTGGATAGATATTTCAGATATATCAAGATCGACCATAAAacctatttttataaacaagaacacatgtttatttttaaccaaatttgttcaataaaaatacaaaaacttttaaatagcgatttttttaaaattgtaattgtTGCGGTACCTGGTACAAAGCctgataaaataaattcttaatACACAAAgtacatttaaatttgttacAAGATACTTGTTTCCAAGAGCCGCGATATTCGTAATAAAGTAAGTGCTCAACTTAACGCTCATGTAATAGACTTAGGTaatcgaaattattattaaaccTCAAGCTGGGAGCCAATTACACTATTATTTATATTGGCAGCCATATAGTACTAGATCAAGTAATGGTTtttaactttataaatttatttacaagCCGTACTTAGACCTTCTTTAGAGCCCATTTGGTTAGCAAATCAGCCAAACTCAATTTATAGGGaaatgaaaat
This genomic interval carries:
- the LOC119555288 gene encoding ATP synthase mitochondrial F1 complex assembly factor 1, which encodes MACARKLPLRVFLNKSLTVSRTITMSAARRAEEAVEKLKESNPYYSKYAGKIAKLQQTSAEEFLDRVERVVNPIKDGQSQARTYSELLNPKQKLQAEQAAELPHKKLTDIMKLELVADKSAEEVAQIWLEYHKTKEVLAATLTTTQYENLMKRAKEHPVFLLPLPRSEGFEFVMLQFAANTVHFTPLLAYQVHQENAPECLTLVHYTEVQDKGVVLMRGEYDTKVLTAQEAQCLANELQMFYLKPDEGKLSLLNTFTRKPDEFKHMDLIKEVENIQLV